From Amycolatopsis sp. cg9, one genomic window encodes:
- a CDS encoding sugar ABC transporter substrate-binding protein, producing MKRIPILALIACLTATACGSSGQSGGTLKMGIAVANISLNFAHEMVEGAETAARHEGGVDFKAVGPPNTDGPAEQQLFTNLTQTNPDGVVLENLDPPIFTRPAATAIDRGVPVVALDTAPTDGSKITFYVGNDNHDLGVQLASELLKRLPANPSGTVVVGVPNPGTPVLDSRARGIKETLNAKAPGIKVLGPFQTYSDPNQNYGAWAALVHANPGALAFLGVGDADSYDLAKIKQTENGKYLVAGADVDAKTLQGVKDGLDFVTVDPEHFLKGYVVTALLIRSVKEKKPLPQGWLRMPGLVVDSSNIDAVIKRQTSTQAAYDFYKPEIDRILANPAALVRPLAEAR from the coding sequence GTGAAACGCATCCCGATCCTGGCCCTGATCGCGTGCCTGACCGCGACCGCGTGCGGTAGCTCAGGGCAGTCCGGCGGCACCCTCAAGATGGGCATCGCCGTGGCGAACATCAGCCTCAACTTCGCCCACGAGATGGTCGAGGGCGCGGAAACGGCGGCGCGGCACGAGGGTGGCGTCGACTTCAAGGCGGTCGGGCCGCCCAACACCGACGGCCCCGCCGAGCAGCAGCTGTTCACCAACCTCACGCAGACCAACCCGGACGGCGTGGTGCTGGAGAACCTCGACCCGCCGATCTTCACCCGCCCGGCCGCGACCGCGATCGACCGCGGCGTCCCGGTGGTCGCGCTGGACACCGCGCCCACCGACGGCAGCAAGATCACGTTCTACGTCGGCAACGACAACCACGACCTCGGGGTGCAGCTCGCTTCGGAACTGCTGAAGCGTCTACCCGCCAACCCTTCCGGGACGGTCGTGGTCGGCGTCCCGAACCCGGGCACGCCGGTGCTGGACAGCCGCGCCCGCGGCATCAAGGAGACGCTGAACGCCAAGGCGCCCGGCATCAAGGTGCTCGGCCCGTTCCAGACCTACAGCGACCCCAACCAGAACTACGGCGCGTGGGCGGCTTTGGTGCACGCGAACCCGGGCGCGCTGGCGTTCCTCGGCGTCGGCGACGCGGACAGCTACGACCTGGCGAAGATCAAGCAGACGGAGAACGGCAAGTACCTCGTCGCGGGCGCGGACGTCGACGCGAAGACGTTGCAGGGCGTCAAGGACGGCCTCGACTTCGTCACCGTCGACCCCGAGCACTTCCTCAAGGGCTACGTCGTGACGGCCTTGCTGATCCGCTCGGTCAAGGAGAAGAAACCGTTGCCGCAGGGCTGGTTGCGGATGCCGGGCCTGGTCGTCGACTCGTCGAACATCGACGCGGTCATCAAGCGGCAGACGTCGACGCAGGCCGCGTACGACTTCTACAAGCCCGAGATCGACCGGATCCTGGCGAACCCGGCGGCCCTGGTGCGGCCGCTGGCCGAGGCCCGCTGA